In the genome of Terribacillus sp. FSL K6-0262, one region contains:
- a CDS encoding carboxymuconolactone decarboxylase family protein, which yields MKEAKDQGWALVAKLMKEEENLAADSGEKGYTGLNGRFRALLTIAVFVTNGDERALRQQFEVALLSGISVQEIMETIQHCALLNGFPPSLKAMSLLKEVVDDQ from the coding sequence ATGAAGGAAGCGAAAGATCAAGGTTGGGCGTTGGTGGCCAAGCTGATGAAGGAAGAAGAGAACCTTGCTGCAGACAGTGGGGAGAAGGGATATACCGGACTGAACGGTAGGTTCAGGGCATTGCTCACCATCGCCGTTTTCGTTACGAATGGAGATGAGCGTGCACTTCGGCAGCAATTCGAAGTGGCTCTCCTATCCGGCATCTCGGTCCAAGAGATAATGGAGACAATCCAACATTGTGCATTATTGAATGGGTTCCCTCCTTCGCTGAAAGCTATGTCGCTGTTAAAAGAAGTAGTGGACGACCAATAA
- the corA gene encoding magnesium/cobalt transporter CorA, translating into MIRSIAMTRDKKIRKDLPYRELNDPDIEWYWVDFSVPTKSESDKLGEVFQFHPLAIEDCFHFLQRPKLDEYDGYHFLVLHELNHETFVSDELDIFLSDRYVVTFHLEESMAADHVWEQVSKEDPSAHSPSNIVYRLIDKLVDDYFPPLYKMEDRLNEIEDEESHKSPQTLINEVFDIRSDLLRARRTIAPMRDLIYRLLSLQKFDFVQEQKAYFNDIYDHLLKLTEIVDSNRELTSDMRDSYESINSNRMNAIMMTLTIVSTIFIPLTFIAGVYGMNFTHMPELDWKYGYLAVILLMAAIALGMLWRFKRKGWFNIFK; encoded by the coding sequence GGTTGATTTCAGCGTACCGACAAAGTCTGAATCGGATAAACTTGGCGAGGTATTTCAATTTCATCCATTGGCAATCGAGGACTGCTTTCATTTCCTTCAGCGGCCGAAGCTTGATGAATATGATGGGTATCACTTCCTCGTCCTCCATGAACTGAATCATGAAACCTTTGTCTCGGATGAGTTGGATATTTTCTTGTCCGATCGCTATGTCGTCACTTTCCATCTGGAAGAATCGATGGCGGCAGATCATGTCTGGGAACAGGTTTCCAAAGAAGATCCATCTGCTCATTCCCCTTCCAATATTGTCTATCGATTGATTGATAAGCTTGTGGATGATTACTTCCCACCTCTTTATAAGATGGAGGATCGATTGAACGAAATCGAAGATGAGGAAAGTCATAAATCACCGCAGACTCTCATTAATGAAGTCTTTGATATTCGCAGCGATTTGCTCAGGGCACGCCGGACGATTGCACCTATGCGGGATTTGATTTATCGGTTGCTCAGCTTGCAGAAATTCGATTTCGTACAGGAGCAAAAAGCTTATTTCAATGATATTTATGATCATCTGCTGAAGCTTACGGAAATTGTCGACTCCAATCGGGAGCTGACATCGGATATGCGGGATAGTTACGAGTCCATCAACTCCAATCGAATGAATGCCATCATGATGACCTTGACTATCGTCTCGACCATTTTCATTCCGCTCACTTTCATCGCCGGCGTATATGGGATGAATTTCACGCATATGCCAGAGCTTGACTGGAAATATGGGTATCTCGCAGTGATTCTATTGATGGCTGCCATTGCATTGGGGATGCTATGGCGCTTTAAACGAAAAGGCTGGTTCAATATATTCAAATAA